In Lactococcus protaetiae, the genomic window TATTGTTTGAAAATACTAATCCAGCTAACCCTCATATTTTTGAATTAGATGACTATGCGCCTTTTGAGCTCAATCAACTCATTGACGTCGCGGTACGTGACCGTCATTTGCGCGTGACTTATGAAGAAAACTCTGGTTGGCCACAATTGATGGATATTTGGCTTTTGCACATTTTTAATACGAATGGACAATGGTTAGTTGAATTATTTGATTTTGAAAGTGAGCATTTTATGTATTTGCCTGTAGATAAGTTGCGACATTCCGCGATTTCTGATGAAGAACTTTTGCTATCTGAGCAAGAAATTTTAGAGCGGAAATTAGAAGAAGCAAGAGCGGCAAATCTGGCTGTAAAACTTGATGGAATTGCGATACAGCGTTTTAAAAGAATGCATCCACCAGGAATCATCCTGTCTTTTACAGGAATGTTCCAGTCGAGCGGGAGTTTTAATATACAACTTGATGTTGAGGATAAATCTCTTGTTGAATACTATGCAGACTGGCTTTTATTTCTAGGAAAGGGAGTTCAGTTTGACCGTATTCCAGAGGAACTGCGAAGTGTTTTGGAGCAACGGCTGAGAGATTTAAGGTTACCTTGAGTATGAGCTAAGTTTTCGTAAAGATTATCTTGATATACTTTCTTCAAACGAAAAAGAAAGCAGGACAATCTTATGAAAAAAACAATTATGATTAAAAATATTAGCTACGAATTTGTGAAATCCGAAGAATCAATGCTCCACCCATTTCAAGAATCAGACAATCAGTATAAAAAGCTAATCAATCCAGAATGAGAAAGAGTGTTTTTATGCTAAAATAATGTTGAGAAAGCGAGGAAACACAAAATGGTACAAGAAATCACACTTCATGGAGAAAAAGTTGCAAAAATTAATCCTGTAACCACAGGAAAAGCTCCTGATTTTACGCTGACAGACTTGAATGGAAATAGTGTAACGCTGTCTCTACTTACAAAACCTGTATTAATCAGTATTTTTCCTGATATTAATACAAGAATTTGTTCATTGCAGACGAAACATTTTAATGTTGAAGCGGCAAAACACACAGAGATAGATTTTTTAAGTATTTCTAACAACACAGCTGAGGAACAAAGAAATTGGTGTGCCGCAGAAGGTGTAGATATGACAATTTTGGCAGACAATGGCGAATTTGGACGTGCTTATGGACTGATTCTTGACGGTGGACCGCTTGAAGGACGTCTTGCTCGTTCGGTTTTTGTCATAAAAGATGGAGAAGTCATCTATAGCGAAATCTTAGAAGAATTGAGCGAAGAACCTAACTACGCAGCAGCTCTCGCAGCAACAAAATAATTCATCTTTATCAAAGCAGCTATTCTTTCAAAATGTGCCAATGCCTTATTGAGTGGTGCTAATAAGAATTTGTGTTAAGAATTGAAGTGATTACTTCATCAGTAGGAGATTCTTTCTCTCCTACTGACGTTAGTAGAACGAAAGCAAAGATTGCCATTTCGCCTTGTCGCTTTAGCGATTTAGAGCGAATGGACAGTGGAGCGAAGCGGAGATAGTGCTGCTTATCCCTCCACCTAAAGAGGTGGGGAGTTGCCACTCCGACTAGGTGCTTTGCCTTTTGCTCTTGCAAGCTTTGCTTGCTAAGCAAACGGACAGCGGAGCAACGAAGTTGCGTAGACTGTTCGCAGAACGGTGTGCGAAGCACGTAGCACCGTAGCGAGGATGGACAGCGCAGCCCAAAGGGCGAAGATAGCACGCACTTGCTTGGTTAAAGTAAATCAGTGTGATAGTGTGTTCTGTCAGTACTGACAAAAGTAGAAAATCAGACAGGCAATTTGCCTGTTTTTTTATATGCAAGTAAACCGAACAATTAGAAAAATCTCATATCAAAATTACAAAATATTTACACGCATTCTGCGGAAAAAGTAGTAGAATGGGAATAGTGAATTAAGAATCAATTTAGGAGAAAATATGATTGACGTAATCGATTTGAAAAAGCAATTTGACAATGGTTTCACTGCACTGGAATCAGTCAGTTTTTCCATTGAAAAGGGAGATTTGGTTTGTCTTCTAGGCCCGTCAGGTTGTGGTAAATCAACGATATTGAATCTTGTAGCTGGTCTTTTGACCCCTTCGGCAGGCGATATTCAATTTAGTGGAAAGTCCGTGGTTCACACTGCACCCAAAGACAGAAATATTGGTTTCGTCTTTCAAAACTATGCGCTTTATCCGCACATGACTGTCCTTGAAAATATCATGTTTCCATTGACTGTTGGTAAAAATAAAATCAAAAAAGATGAAGCAAAAAAGATTGCTGAAGAATATATGGCACTAACAAATATT contains:
- a CDS encoding helix-turn-helix transcriptional regulator; its protein translation is MKKTERINLIMRYINNRAHFTIAEIQRQFKVSRATAIRDINEIQEMGFPLTTELGRGGGYYVLQNQYLPAVRFNPEELKAIFISFLASKNSQLPYLQNRRSITEKLIGIANLTQQDELIALGDILLFENTNPANPHIFELDDYAPFELNQLIDVAVRDRHLRVTYEENSGWPQLMDIWLLHIFNTNGQWLVELFDFESEHFMYLPVDKLRHSAISDEELLLSEQEILERKLEEARAANLAVKLDGIAIQRFKRMHPPGIILSFTGMFQSSGSFNIQLDVEDKSLVEYYADWLLFLGKGVQFDRIPEELRSVLEQRLRDLRLP
- a CDS encoding thiol peroxidase, yielding MVQEITLHGEKVAKINPVTTGKAPDFTLTDLNGNSVTLSLLTKPVLISIFPDINTRICSLQTKHFNVEAAKHTEIDFLSISNNTAEEQRNWCAAEGVDMTILADNGEFGRAYGLILDGGPLEGRLARSVFVIKDGEVIYSEILEELSEEPNYAAALAATK